Within Amycolatopsis sp. FDAARGOS 1241, the genomic segment CGTACGTGGACCAGCTCTCGTTGACGGGCCTGGCGGAGGAGAACATCCAGGCGCGCACGCGCGGGATGCTGCTCATGGCACTGTCCAACCAGGACGGTCACCTCGTGCTCGCCACCGGCAACAAGACCGAGCTGGCCGTGGGCTACTCCACGATCTACGGCGACGCGGTGGGCGGGTTCGCGCCGATCAAGGACGTGTTCAAGACGCACGTGTGGCAGCTCGCGCGGTGGCGCAACGAAGAGGCGGCCAAGCGGGGCGAGACGCCGCCGATCCCGGAGAACTCGATCACCAAACCGCCGTCGGCGGAGCTGCGGCCGGACCAGCTGGACACCGACTCGCTGCCCGACTACGCGCTGCTGGACGACATCCTCGACGACTACGTGGAGGGCGACCGCGGCTACGCGGATCTCGTCGCCGCCGGGTTCGAGCCGGCGACCATCGACCGCGTGGTGCGCATGGTCGACCGGGCCGAGTACAAACGCCGTCAGTACCCGCCGGGCACGAAGATCACGTTCAAGGCGTTCGGGCGTGATCGGCGGCTGCCGATCACGAACGCGTGGCGGGAGCGGAAGGCCTGAGCTGCTGAGGGGTCGGCCGAGGTCCTAAAAGAGCGTCGGTTCGTCGGGGAGGGCGCCTTCGATGACGAGCATGCGGCGTTTCGTTTCGACTCCGCCAGGTGCGGAGAAGCCGCCGTGTTTGCTGCCCGCGGCGAGGACGCGGTGGCAAGGCACGATGATCGGGAACGGGTTGTTACCCATTGCCTGGCCGACGGCTTGGGCGGCGCCTGGCATGCCCAGGGCGTGGGCGATGTCGCCGTAGGTCATGGTTTTGCCCGGTGGGATCTGCCGGGCGATTTCGTAGGCGCGGCGGTTGAACTCGGGCTGGCTTTCGAGGTCGAGGGGCAGGTCGGAGAGGTCGGGGCGGCCGCCGGCGAGGAGGTCGGTGATTTTGTCGATGGCGGTGCGGATTTCGGGCGGTGGTTCGGTTCCGGTGACGTCGGTGGCGGCTGGGTGGCGGCGGGAGAGCCATGAGCGCGTGCTTGCCGGGGAGCTGCCGGGGAGGGCGGTGCCGATGATGGTGGTGTCGCGCCAGGCGAGGCCGCAGGTGCCGATGGCGGTATCGAAGACGGCGAATTCAACTGGCATGTGGTCAGGGTAGGAGGTGGGGGTGACAGGAATGGGGTGGTGCGGGCCGCTGTGGCTGGGTTTCGGTGGTGATGCGGATCTGCGCAGGGTGTGTTGCGGGGCGTTGTGGGGTTGATGCGGTCCTGCGCACGGGCGTGTTGTGGGGCGTATGCACCCCGAAGCGCGACTGTGACTACGGCCGCTGACCCCGGGTCAAGGCGGGAAAGCGTGCCTTGACAAGGGGTCGGCGGCCGTGTTTTGGCTTCGGATCGAGGTGCCGGGCAGGGGTTGGGGCAGGACTTCTGGCGTAGGTAGGCGGCGGTGGCGTAGGTGGGGTTGCGTCGCCCTGGGTGGGTGGTGGTTGCTGGGTGCAGGGGGCGTGCGCAGCCGGGGGACGTGGCTGCGGGTCCTGGTGCTAGCGGGCGCGGGTGAACGGGGGTAGCGGCATGACGACGACGTAGGCGATGCCGACGATCAGGAACGCCGCCCGCACCACGAGTTGCACGCGGGTGAAAACGCCTTCCAGGTGGCCGGGTCCCAGCAGCGACGCGGCGAGGACCAGCGCCCACGTGAGCAGCACCAGTGCGAAGCCCGCGACGGCCCACTCGCGCCAGCCCGGTGGCCACCAGAGCACGAGGCTCAGCGAGCCCGCCACGAACGCGAGGTTGGCGAGGAGCCCGACGGCCGTGGTGCCCGGTACGAATGCGTCCGCCACCAGCACGGCGCCGAAGAAGGACACGGAGCTCGCGGTGAGCCGGCCCGTCCAGTGGACGGGTGCGAGGCGCATCAGCGGCGGACCGGCCAGCAGGAATGCGAGACCCGAGAACCCGGAGGTGGTCCGGAACAGCGGCGACGCCGGCAGCAGGTCCTCGGCGGGCTGCTCGGTCGGTGACACGCCCGTGGGCACGAAGAACTCGAGCAACCAGGCGGAATACACCACCACACCGAGTCCGACGAGGACGACCGCAGTGAGTCGCGCAGTGCGCACGCGAACACCCTAAGCGGAGGTGTGCGACGTTGCTCGCCCTGGTGTCACAGGCGTGACTTTTCCCGCACCCCAGGGACAACAGCGGACGCCGTGACGTGGGCGGCGTCAGGCGTGGGGGCGCACGAACGGGAACAGCACCGTCTGCCGGATCGAGGCGCCGCTGAGCATCATCAGCAGGCGGTCGATGCCGAGCCCGAGGCCGCCCGTCGGGGGCATGCCGTGTTCAAGCGCGAGCAGGAAGTCCTCGTCGAGTTCCATCGCTTCGACGTCGCCGCTCGCGGCGCGCAGCGACTGGGTTTCGAGGCGCCGGCGCTGTTCGATCGGGTCGGTGAGCTCCGTGTACGCGGTGCCGACCTCCGAGCCGAACGCGATGAGGTCCCAGCGTTCGGCCAGCAGCGGATCGCCGCGGTGCCGGCGCGTCAACGGCGAAACGTCCGTCGGGTAGTCGGTGTAGAAGGTGGGCAACACGGTCGTGCCCTCGACGAGGTGCTCGTGGGCCTTCAGCACGAGGTCACCGTGTCCGGCGTCCTCTCCCACCGGCACGCCGGCCGCGTGGCACAACCGCCGCAGCGTCGCCACGGAGGTGCCGGAGTCGATCTCCTCGCCCAACGCTTCGGAAACGGCTTCGTGCACCGGGATCACGGGCCAGTCGCCGGAGATGTCGTACTCGGTCACGTGGCCGCCGGTGTCGTGGCGGCGCACCACCTGCTCGCCGAACGCCGCCTCGGCCGCGTGCTGCACGAGCTCGCGGGTCAGGTCGCGCATCGAGTTGTAGTCGGCGTACGCCTGGTACGCCTCGAGCATCGTGAACTCCGGGTTGTGCGTGGCGTCGACGCCTTCGTTGCGGAAGTTCCGGTTGAGCTCGAACACGCGCTCCACCCCGGCGACACACAGCCGCTTGAGGTAGAGCTCCGGTGCGATGCGCAGGTACATCCGCATGTCGTAGGCGTTGATGTGCGTGACGAACGGCCGCGCGTTGGCTCCACCGTGGACTGTCTGCAGCATCGGTGTCTCGACCTCGAGGTAGTCACCCCGGTGCAGGCGTTCGCGCACCGCGCGCACCACCGTGGACCGCAGCCGCAGCATCTGCGCCGACTCCGGGTTCACGGCCAGGTCGAGGTAGCGCTGCCGCACGCGCGTCTCCGGGTCTATGAGGCCCTTCCGCTTGTCCGGCAACGGGTGCAGGCATTTCGCGGTGACGGTCCACTCGTCCACGAGCACGGACAGCTCACCGCGCCGCGACGTCACGACCTCGCCGCTCACGCCCACGTGGTCACCGAGGTCGACACCCGTGCGCCAGCCGGCGAGGTCGAGCACGGCGGCGTCGAGCATCAGCTGCACCTCGCCCGAAAAGTCCTTGATGCGCGCGAAACACAGGCCGCCGAGCGTCCGCAGCGCGAGCACCCGCCCGGCCACGCGCACGCGGTGCCCGGTGCGGCTGTCCGGCGCCAGGTCGGCGAACTTGCGCGTGACGTCGCCGAGGAGGTCTTCGCGACTGAACCCCACGGGATACGGGTCGATGCCGAGCTCGCGCAGCCGGTCCAGCTTCGCGACGCGCACCCGCACCTGCTCCGGACGGCGCGCCGGCTTCGGCACGATTCGCGCGGCTTCCTCGTCGAGTCGCCGGACCTCGGCGACGAACTCGTCGGTCACCGTCTCGTGCCGCAGCACGCGCACGCGGCCGGTGGGCACGAACCCCTCCAGCGCCCCCGCGACGATGCTGACGCGTGGCAGCCGGCGGGCCGAGGAATAGCAGAGGAACCGTGGTTCCCAGTCCGGGCCGTACTTCGCGTTGGACCGGTACAGCGATTCGAGCTGGAAGAACCGCGACGCGAGCCCGAGCACCGAGCGCCACAACCGCAGCACCGGGCCGGCGCCGATGCGCTCGCCTTCGGAGAACACCGCGCGGAACATGGCGAAGTTGAGCGAGATCCGCTGCGCGCCCAGGTGCGGTGACGCGGCGACGACCTCGGCGACCATGAACTCGTTGAGCCCGTTCTCGGCATCGCGGTCGCGGCGCATCAAGTCGAGCGAGAGCCCGCGCCGTCCCCACGGGACGAACGACAGCAGGCCGCGCAGCTCACCCGCGGCGTCGTAAGCCTCGACCATCACGTTGCGCGCGTCGCTCGGGTCGCCGAGCCGGCCGAGCGCCATCGAGAACCCGCGCTCGGTCTCCGCTCCGCGCCACTGCTGCGCGCGCGTGAGCAGGCGTTGCATCTCCGGTTCCGGGATCTCGCCGTGCCTGCGCACCCGCGCGGTGTAGCCCGCGCGCTCGATGCGCTTCACGGCTTGGCGCACGGACTTGCGTTCGGGACCGGAAAGGGAGAACTCGCGGACGTCCAGCACCGCCTCGTCGCCGATCTCCAGCGCGCGCAGCCCCGCCGCCGCGTACACCTTCGCGCCGCGCTCACTCGCGCCGAGGACCCCGGGAACCCAGCCGTACGAACGGGTTTCGTCGAGCCAGGCACGCACCGCGTCGGGCCACGCGTCCGGGTCGCCGACGGGGTCGGCGCTGGCGACGCTGGTGCCGCCGAGCACGCGGTAGGTGACGGCGGCGCGGCCGCTGCGCGCGAAGACCACGCTCTTGTCGCGGCGGGTGGCGAAGTAGCCGAGGGAGTCGTCGTCGCCGAACTCCGCGAGCAGGCGGCGCAGGCGCAGCTCCTCGTCGTCGGTGCGCAGCCGGCGGCTGCGGACGCCGCGGAACAGCGTGTACAGCGCGGCGGTGGCCACGAACGTCGAGCCGAGGTCGAGCACGAGGTCGATCCACGCCGGGCCCTCGCCGACGCCGATCCGGCGCAGCTGCAGGTTCTCACCGGTCGCGTGGTTGACCGCCCAGGCGAAGCGCTCCCACGCGTCGCCGAGCGTGCCGGGGAACGCCTCCGTGAGGCCCCAGCCGATCGCGACCACGGCCAGGAGGCCACCGAAGAGCACTGCCAGCCCATCGCGCCACGCGCCGGGCGCCAGGCGCGCCGGGAACGCGGGGCGCAGCTTGAGCAGGAACCAGATCAGCAGCAGGGACACGCCGTCGGCGATCGTCAGCACGCCGAGCTGCATCGGGATGTGCCGGATCTGCATCGGGCCGAGCGCGAGCAGGTCCGGCGCCCACAGCAGCACGGCCTGCAGCACGAGCGTGATCGCCAGGCCACCGACCTGGAACAGCAGCAGCGTGTACAGCGCGGCTTTCTTGCGCCGCCGCAGCGCCGAACCCAGCACGACGAGCAGCAGCACGATGACGAGGCTCGCGTTGGTCGGCACGCTCAGGGCGGAGAACGCCATGTCGATGCCGTTGAGCACGTGCCCGTGGGCACCGCCGGCGATGAGGAGGACCACGGAGAAGACCGCGGCGAGCTGCACGACGGTCGCGACGAGGCCACCCGCCCTGGCCTGCCAGGCGGGAATGCGCGTGCGCGCGCTCGCTGGGGTTCCCATCGGTGCCTTCCTCGCGAAACGGTCGATGTCGCCTGCAGAGACGTCAGTGAACAGCGGTTGGTTGTCCCACCGCATCACCCGGGAGGCTGGAGCCCGGGTCCTCCTCGAGGAGCACACCACGCCCGTGTGAAGCTCATCGCACGTCCTAGAGTGCGCCCTCCCGGCGTGTCACGCTTTGACCTGTTCTGACTCCACGACCCGGGGACCTCACCGAGGCCTCGAGGGAAGGACGGTCGACGACGATGTCTGCCAACCCGAACGGATCCGACGAGGTAGCCGCCCCGTACGGAACCGGGCCCGCGCCGGCGCAACCCGCCCCCGCGCGCAAGGTGCGCATCCACCACCTGCGTGAGCTCAAGGAGCGCGGCGAGCCGTGGCCGATGCTCACCACCTACGACATGTACAGCGCCCAGCTCTTCGACGAAGCCGGCATCCCCGTGCTGCTCGTGGGCGACTCCGCGGCCAACAACGTGTTCGGTTACGAAACCTCGCTGCCGGTGACGGTCGACGAGCTGCTGCCGCTGGTCCGCGCCGTCACGCGCTCGGTGAAGCGGGCACTGGTGGTGGCCGACCTGCCGTTCGGCTCGTACCAGCTCTCGCCCGAGCAGGCGCTGGCCACGTCCGTGCGGTTCATGAAGGAGGGCCGCGCCCACGCCGTGAAGCTCGAGGGCGGGCGCCGGTTCGCCGCGCACGTCGAGGCGCTCACCTCCGCCGGCATCCCCGTGATGGGGCACATCGGCTTCACCCCCCAGAGCGAGCACAACCTCGGCGGTTACCGGGTGCAGGGACGCGGCGAAGCGGCGGACGT encodes:
- a CDS encoding methylated-DNA--[protein]-cysteine S-methyltransferase gives rise to the protein MPVEFAVFDTAIGTCGLAWRDTTIIGTALPGSSPASTRSWLSRRHPAATDVTGTEPPPEIRTAIDKITDLLAGGRPDLSDLPLDLESQPEFNRRAYEIARQIPPGKTMTYGDIAHALGMPGAAQAVGQAMGNNPFPIIVPCHRVLAAGSKHGGFSAPGGVETKRRMLVIEGALPDEPTLF
- the lysX gene encoding bifunctional lysylphosphatidylglycerol synthetase/lysine--tRNA ligase LysX, coding for MGTPASARTRIPAWQARAGGLVATVVQLAAVFSVVLLIAGGAHGHVLNGIDMAFSALSVPTNASLVIVLLLVVLGSALRRRKKAALYTLLLFQVGGLAITLVLQAVLLWAPDLLALGPMQIRHIPMQLGVLTIADGVSLLLIWFLLKLRPAFPARLAPGAWRDGLAVLFGGLLAVVAIGWGLTEAFPGTLGDAWERFAWAVNHATGENLQLRRIGVGEGPAWIDLVLDLGSTFVATAALYTLFRGVRSRRLRTDDEELRLRRLLAEFGDDDSLGYFATRRDKSVVFARSGRAAVTYRVLGGTSVASADPVGDPDAWPDAVRAWLDETRSYGWVPGVLGASERGAKVYAAAGLRALEIGDEAVLDVREFSLSGPERKSVRQAVKRIERAGYTARVRRHGEIPEPEMQRLLTRAQQWRGAETERGFSMALGRLGDPSDARNVMVEAYDAAGELRGLLSFVPWGRRGLSLDLMRRDRDAENGLNEFMVAEVVAASPHLGAQRISLNFAMFRAVFSEGERIGAGPVLRLWRSVLGLASRFFQLESLYRSNAKYGPDWEPRFLCYSSARRLPRVSIVAGALEGFVPTGRVRVLRHETVTDEFVAEVRRLDEEAARIVPKPARRPEQVRVRVAKLDRLRELGIDPYPVGFSREDLLGDVTRKFADLAPDSRTGHRVRVAGRVLALRTLGGLCFARIKDFSGEVQLMLDAAVLDLAGWRTGVDLGDHVGVSGEVVTSRRGELSVLVDEWTVTAKCLHPLPDKRKGLIDPETRVRQRYLDLAVNPESAQMLRLRSTVVRAVRERLHRGDYLEVETPMLQTVHGGANARPFVTHINAYDMRMYLRIAPELYLKRLCVAGVERVFELNRNFRNEGVDATHNPEFTMLEAYQAYADYNSMRDLTRELVQHAAEAAFGEQVVRRHDTGGHVTEYDISGDWPVIPVHEAVSEALGEEIDSGTSVATLRRLCHAAGVPVGEDAGHGDLVLKAHEHLVEGTTVLPTFYTDYPTDVSPLTRRHRGDPLLAERWDLIAFGSEVGTAYTELTDPIEQRRRLETQSLRAASGDVEAMELDEDFLLALEHGMPPTGGLGLGIDRLLMMLSGASIRQTVLFPFVRPHA
- the panB gene encoding 3-methyl-2-oxobutanoate hydroxymethyltransferase encodes the protein MSANPNGSDEVAAPYGTGPAPAQPAPARKVRIHHLRELKERGEPWPMLTTYDMYSAQLFDEAGIPVLLVGDSAANNVFGYETSLPVTVDELLPLVRAVTRSVKRALVVADLPFGSYQLSPEQALATSVRFMKEGRAHAVKLEGGRRFAAHVEALTSAGIPVMGHIGFTPQSEHNLGGYRVQGRGEAADVLLADALALQEAGAFSVVMEMVPAEAAKRVTHELQIPTVGIGAGPDCDAQVLVWQDMAGLRRGKAPRFVKRYADLAGVLQNAASAFAEDVRRGEFPAAEHAFH